A DNA window from Mesoplasma coleopterae contains the following coding sequences:
- a CDS encoding L-lactate dehydrogenase, whose product MKKTSNKVVLVGTGAVGMSFIYSAVNQGLAEEYVLIDVNTKAAEGNAIDIQDTMAVLDKPFTIKAGTYEDCKDADLIVITAGRPQRPGETRLELIADNSRIMKGIAEAIKASGFNGVTVIASNPCDVLTTVYQQVTGYDEHSVVGAGTTLDSARLRRLVAEKLNVAPKSVNAYIMGEHGDSSVAAYSKATVMGQPISKYLAEGKITDADLQECWTRAIRMAYEIIERKGATYYGIGVCLAAISSAILRDEKTTFMVGAKLNGEYGQKGFYTGVPAILGSKGWETIIEWDLTDAEKDAFKKSCDALDATYQKAKEAIA is encoded by the coding sequence ATGAAAAAAACTTCAAACAAAGTTGTGTTAGTTGGTACTGGAGCTGTTGGGATGTCATTTATTTACTCAGCAGTTAACCAAGGGCTAGCTGAAGAATACGTATTAATTGATGTTAATACAAAAGCTGCTGAAGGAAATGCAATTGATATTCAAGATACAATGGCTGTTTTAGACAAGCCATTTACAATTAAAGCAGGAACTTATGAAGATTGTAAAGATGCTGATTTAATTGTTATTACAGCAGGGCGTCCTCAAAGACCTGGTGAAACAAGATTAGAATTAATTGCTGACAACTCAAGAATTATGAAAGGGATTGCTGAAGCTATTAAAGCATCAGGATTTAATGGAGTAACTGTTATTGCTTCAAATCCATGTGACGTTTTAACAACTGTTTACCAACAAGTAACTGGTTATGACGAACATTCAGTAGTTGGAGCTGGAACAACTCTTGACTCAGCTAGATTAAGAAGATTAGTTGCTGAAAAATTAAATGTAGCCCCAAAATCAGTTAATGCATATATTATGGGAGAACATGGAGATTCATCAGTTGCTGCTTATTCAAAAGCAACAGTTATGGGACAACCAATTAGCAAATACTTAGCTGAAGGAAAAATTACTGATGCTGACTTGCAAGAATGCTGAACAAGAGCTATTAGAATGGCATATGAAATTATTGAACGTAAAGGTGCTACTTACTACGGAATTGGTGTATGTTTAGCTGCTATTTCATCAGCAATCTTGAGAGATGAAAAAACAACATTCATGGTTGGTGCTAAATTAAATGGAGAATACGGACAAAAAGGATTCTACACAGGAGTTCCTGCAATCTTAGGATCAAAAGGATGAGAAACAATCATTGAATGAGATTTAACAGACGCAGAAAAAGATGCATTTAAGAAATCATGTGATGCTTTAGATGCAACTTACCAAAAAGCAAAAGAAGCTATAGCTTAA
- the rplL gene encoding 50S ribosomal protein L7/L12 produces the protein MAITKEDIIKALEEMKLTELNELVKAIEEHFDVVASAGVAVAAGPAAADSAPSEVSIMLTNAGGQKVAVIKVVKEVTGLGLMDAKKLVDGTLPVAIKENVKIEEADAIKAQLIEAGASVEYK, from the coding sequence ATGGCAATTACAAAAGAAGATATTATTAAAGCATTAGAAGAAATGAAATTAACAGAATTAAACGAATTAGTTAAAGCAATCGAAGAACACTTTGACGTTGTTGCATCAGCAGGTGTTGCTGTTGCTGCTGGACCAGCTGCTGCTGACTCAGCTCCATCAGAAGTATCAATTATGTTAACAAATGCAGGTGGACAAAAAGTTGCAGTTATTAAAGTAGTTAAAGAAGTTACAGGATTAGGATTAATGGACGCTAAAAAATTAGTTGACGGAACATTACCAGTAGCTATTAAAGAAAACGTAAAAATTGAAGAAGCTGACGCAATTAAAGCTCAATTAATTGAAGCAGGAGCATCAGTAGAATACAAATAG
- a CDS encoding DNA-directed RNA polymerase subunit beta: protein MAYKIKKVNRGVERRDYRKVSGNLELPNLIEIQTKTFEWFKTKGIDEVLNEFFAMSSNDASASLFLEGWEIKEAKISPAKAKEQSKIYDAPIYVDLQLMFTKTEDISKEFEEIVEKDIKKVLANWIAEKTDSKNVSLVKNTENIYFFDVKLKGTEKNDLFQITILEEKEDVVVAEVSVRKWGQVFFGDFPLMTDAGTFVINGSQKVIVSQLVRSPGSYFKTEINNKTGENLYNGDIIPSRGTWLEFETDTKKTAETTNSLFVKIDKSRKTTATSFLKILGLDRDTILNIYDKDKVIVETLKNDNDTGDTYADWAQHVQEIYKKIRQGETATSDGASKYINGLLFDRRKYDLTKAGRFKLQQKLAVKNRLIGRILAEDIVDANGKVLVAKNTEVSKANFKEVSEALSQDGVMVSSIEYREDIPGSRQIQKVKVYQDNNSKDETFTIVGITPNSKEEHITVVDIVATVSYLLGLEYNIGEYDDIDNLANRRVRTVGELLQNQFRMGLTRIDKNVKEKLSTSDLYKVKVSTIINAKPLTAVIGEFFNLSQLSQFMDQINPLAELTNKRRLTALGPGGLSRDRASLEVRDVHPSHYGRICPIETPEGPNIGLINNLSTYAIVDELGFIRTPYLKVIDGVIQNEHEYLSADEEKEYIISQSNVTKDENGKILDETVVSRYKGDDYIAKVSEVQFIDVSPKQIVSVATSAIPFLENDDANRALMGANMQRQAVPTIVPESPFVGTGIEFEAARDSGVCVVAAENGIVKYVDAKQITVESKAGIKTYTLANFERSNNGSSIVQKPIVKVGDSIEAGQIIADGPSVDNGELALGQNVVVAFTTYNGYNFEDAIVMSERVIMEDKFTSVHIDEYVLEVRNTKQGAEEITSEIPNISDNAKKYLDNEGIVAIGTEVKTGDILVGKVTPKGQTQLSPEDKLLHAIFGEKSRSVKDNSLKVPNGGEGIVQSVKRFKAKSAANPDGIDLPADVLEVIKVYIVQKRKIQEGDKMSGRHGNKGIISKVLPVEDMPHLEDGTPVDILLNPQGIPSRMNIGQILEIHLGMAAKKLGVKIATPVFEGVNSNDLDEIMAEAGMENYGKVKLIDGQTGEAIDKPISVGVMYMLKLSHMVDDKLHARSVGPYSLITQQPLGGKAQNGGQRFGEMEVWALEAYGAAHTLREILTIKSDDLKGRTKTYEAIVRSRNIPTPGTPESFNVLSKEIMGLGFDIYLLDDKGNKSQINAYDDDNDLINDESMKHASTDKLTFEDSVSLVEIEDLDSFEEVDESEINLSFEEE from the coding sequence ATGGCATATAAAATTAAAAAAGTAAACCGTGGCGTTGAAAGACGTGATTATAGAAAAGTTTCAGGTAATCTTGAATTACCAAACTTAATTGAAATTCAAACAAAAACTTTCGAATGATTCAAAACAAAAGGAATTGACGAAGTATTAAACGAATTTTTTGCAATGAGTTCAAATGATGCTAGTGCATCTCTTTTCTTAGAAGGGTGAGAAATTAAAGAAGCTAAAATTTCACCAGCAAAAGCAAAAGAACAATCAAAAATTTATGATGCTCCAATTTATGTAGATTTACAATTAATGTTTACAAAAACTGAAGACATCTCAAAAGAATTTGAGGAAATTGTAGAAAAAGATATTAAAAAAGTTTTAGCAAATTGAATTGCTGAAAAAACAGACTCAAAGAATGTTTCACTTGTTAAAAATACAGAAAACATTTATTTCTTTGATGTTAAATTAAAAGGTACAGAAAAAAATGACTTATTTCAAATTACAATCTTAGAAGAAAAAGAAGATGTAGTTGTGGCTGAAGTTAGTGTAAGAAAATGAGGACAAGTATTCTTTGGAGACTTCCCATTAATGACTGACGCTGGAACATTTGTTATTAATGGTTCACAAAAAGTTATTGTTTCACAATTAGTTAGATCACCTGGTTCATACTTTAAAACAGAAATCAACAACAAGACAGGGGAAAACCTATACAATGGTGATATTATTCCAAGTCGTGGTACTTGATTAGAGTTTGAAACAGATACTAAAAAAACTGCTGAGACAACAAATTCATTATTTGTTAAAATTGATAAATCAAGAAAAACTACTGCAACATCATTCTTAAAGATTTTAGGATTAGACAGAGATACAATCTTAAATATTTATGATAAAGATAAGGTTATTGTTGAAACATTAAAAAATGACAATGATACTGGAGATACATACGCAGACTGAGCACAACATGTGCAAGAAATTTATAAAAAAATTAGACAAGGTGAAACAGCTACTTCTGATGGAGCCTCAAAATACATTAACGGATTATTATTTGACCGTAGAAAATATGATTTAACAAAAGCAGGAAGATTCAAATTACAACAAAAATTAGCTGTTAAAAACCGTTTAATCGGAAGAATATTAGCTGAAGATATTGTTGATGCAAACGGAAAAGTTTTAGTTGCTAAAAACACTGAAGTTTCTAAAGCAAACTTTAAAGAAGTTTCTGAAGCATTATCACAAGATGGTGTAATGGTTTCTTCAATTGAATACAGAGAAGACATTCCTGGTTCACGTCAAATTCAAAAAGTTAAAGTTTACCAAGACAATAACTCAAAAGACGAAACATTTACAATTGTTGGAATTACTCCTAACTCAAAAGAAGAACATATTACAGTTGTTGATATTGTAGCTACTGTTTCTTACTTATTAGGATTAGAATACAACATTGGTGAATACGATGACATTGATAACTTAGCTAACCGTCGTGTTAGAACAGTTGGTGAATTATTACAAAATCAATTCAGAATGGGATTAACACGTATTGATAAAAACGTTAAAGAAAAACTTTCAACAAGTGATTTATATAAAGTTAAAGTTTCAACAATTATTAATGCAAAACCATTAACTGCTGTAATTGGAGAGTTTTTCAACTTATCACAATTATCACAATTCATGGATCAAATTAACCCACTAGCAGAATTAACAAATAAACGTAGATTAACTGCTTTAGGACCTGGAGGATTATCAAGAGATCGTGCCAGCTTAGAAGTGCGTGACGTTCACCCTTCTCACTACGGAAGAATCTGTCCTATTGAAACACCAGAGGGACCAAACATTGGATTAATTAACAACTTGTCAACTTATGCAATCGTTGATGAATTAGGATTCATTAGAACACCTTACTTAAAAGTTATTGATGGTGTAATTCAAAATGAACACGAATACTTATCAGCTGATGAGGAAAAAGAATACATTATTTCTCAATCAAATGTTACAAAAGATGAAAATGGAAAAATTTTAGATGAAACTGTAGTTTCACGTTACAAAGGTGATGATTACATTGCTAAAGTAAGTGAAGTTCAATTTATTGACGTTTCACCAAAACAAATTGTTTCTGTTGCTACTTCAGCGATTCCGTTCTTAGAAAATGATGACGCTAACCGTGCACTTATGGGTGCCAACATGCAACGTCAAGCGGTTCCTACAATTGTTCCAGAATCACCATTCGTTGGAACAGGTATTGAATTTGAAGCAGCTAGAGACTCAGGAGTATGTGTTGTTGCTGCAGAAAACGGAATTGTTAAATATGTAGATGCAAAACAAATAACTGTTGAATCAAAAGCTGGAATTAAAACATATACATTAGCAAACTTTGAACGTTCAAATAATGGAAGTTCAATTGTTCAAAAACCAATTGTTAAAGTTGGTGATTCAATTGAAGCTGGACAAATTATTGCAGATGGACCATCTGTTGATAATGGAGAGTTAGCTTTAGGTCAAAACGTTGTTGTTGCCTTTACTACATATAATGGATACAACTTCGAGGATGCCATTGTTATGTCTGAAAGAGTTATCATGGAAGATAAATTTACTTCAGTACACATCGATGAATATGTATTAGAAGTTCGTAACACAAAACAAGGAGCTGAAGAAATTACTTCAGAAATCCCAAACATCAGTGACAATGCTAAAAAATACTTAGACAATGAAGGAATTGTAGCTATTGGTACTGAAGTTAAAACAGGAGATATTTTAGTAGGTAAAGTAACTCCAAAAGGACAAACTCAATTATCACCAGAAGATAAATTATTACATGCTATCTTTGGAGAAAAATCAAGATCAGTTAAAGACAACTCATTAAAAGTTCCAAATGGTGGAGAAGGAATTGTTCAGTCTGTTAAACGTTTCAAAGCTAAATCAGCAGCGAACCCAGATGGTATTGATTTACCAGCTGATGTATTAGAAGTAATTAAAGTTTATATCGTTCAAAAACGTAAAATCCAAGAAGGGGATAAAATGTCAGGACGTCACGGTAACAAAGGGATTATCTCAAAAGTGTTACCAGTTGAAGACATGCCTCACTTAGAAGATGGAACACCAGTAGATATTCTATTAAACCCACAAGGGATTCCTTCACGTATGAACATTGGACAAATCTTAGAAATCCATTTAGGAATGGCTGCTAAAAAATTAGGAGTTAAAATTGCAACTCCAGTTTTCGAAGGAGTTAACAGTAATGATTTAGATGAAATCATGGCTGAAGCTGGAATGGAAAACTATGGAAAAGTTAAATTAATTGATGGTCAAACAGGAGAAGCAATTGATAAACCAATTTCTGTTGGGGTTATGTACATGTTGAAACTTTCTCACATGGTTGATGACAAACTTCATGCAAGAAGTGTTGGACCATACTCATTAATTACTCAACAACCTCTTGGAGGAAAAGCACAAAACGGGGGACAACGTTTCGGAGAAATGGAAGTTTGAGCGTTAGAAGCTTATGGGGCAGCGCATACTCTAAGAGAAATCTTAACTATTAAATCAGATGACTTAAAAGGTCGTACAAAAACTTATGAAGCTATCGTAAGATCAAGAAATATTCCTACACCTGGAACACCTGAATCATTCAATGTTCTTTCAAAAGAAATTATGGGATTAGGGTTTGATATTTACTTATTAGACGATAAAGGTAATAAGTCACAAATTAATGCATATGATGATGACAATGATTTAATCAATGACGAAAGCATGAAGCATGCATCAACTGACAAATTAACTTTTGAAGATTCAGTATCACTTGTTGAAATTGAAGACTTAGATAGTTTTGAAGAAGTGGATGAAAGTGAAATTAACCTTTCATTTGAAGAAGAATAG
- the rplJ gene encoding 50S ribosomal protein L10 has translation MSTNRPAHAKKAEIVAEIVSKIQSAQGVAIAEYKHLTVEQMSNLRRQALKQGIEVKVYKDSLVRRAVEQLNLTELNEYLTQQNVFVFSNEDAIGAAKLVANFGKENEALKLKAGIYEGAAMDTAAIMEVATLPSKEDLYSMFASSLLYPLRQVMAVINAVADTKQN, from the coding sequence ATGTCAACAAATAGACCTGCACATGCTAAAAAAGCAGAAATCGTTGCTGAGATTGTTTCTAAAATTCAATCAGCTCAAGGTGTTGCTATTGCAGAATACAAACACTTAACAGTTGAACAAATGTCAAATTTAAGAAGACAAGCTTTAAAACAAGGTATCGAAGTTAAAGTTTACAAAGACTCACTTGTTAGAAGAGCAGTTGAACAATTAAATTTAACAGAATTAAACGAATATTTAACTCAACAAAATGTTTTTGTTTTCTCAAATGAAGATGCAATTGGAGCTGCTAAATTAGTAGCAAACTTTGGAAAAGAAAATGAAGCATTAAAATTAAAAGCCGGAATTTACGAAGGCGCAGCTATGGATACTGCAGCAATTATGGAAGTTGCTACATTACCATCAAAAGAAGATTTATACTCAATGTTTGCATCAAGCTTACTTTACCCATTACGTCAAGTTATGGCTGTAATTAATGCTGTTGCTGATACAAAACAAAACTAA
- the rpoC gene encoding DNA-directed RNA polymerase subunit beta' encodes MENKNNKVIKIELASADTIRSWSHGEVTKPETINYKTLKAEKDGLFDEKIFGPTKNYECFCGKFKKANPMNKGKKCEKCGVELTESIVRRERMGHIELAEPVTHIWMVKVSPSRIASLLDLKSKELEEVVYFVSHIVLDPGTSKHFAAKEVLDLGVSKSQKTRSKLRPAIEEIIALINDKDHRDTLKAERLLEELNNPTIPFSIDEATALISKYTDAKFGIGASAIEELLKQIDLDKEIEITKNTLDAIGPNADNSKLLKRLDILESLKRSNQKPEWMVLRVLPVIPPDIRPIIQLDGGRFTTSEINDLYRRIIIRNERLLKVKEMGAPSIIINNEKRMLQEAVDALLDNERKPRPIQGKDKRPLKSLTSVLKGKQGRFRQNLLGKRVDYSGRSVIAIGPDLKMYQAGIPREMALTLFKPFVIQWLQEHEYAENVKVAEKMILQNDPKIWEALEHVIKDRPVLLNRAPTLHRLGIQAFEPKLVKGKAIRLHPLVTTAFNADFDGDQMAVHVPITKEAVAEARALMLGSNAILGPKDGKAIVTPGQDIILGNYYATFEEKNQLGEGTMFAEITEAINAFDTGNVSLNAIIGIAVDALPTEKFNDEQRKGYLLTTVGKILFNQIFDNSFPWINSSSIYDAREAVNSFIFDFSKDINEAIAEYTIVSPIKKKELSIIIEIYFNNFGARKTAEMLDKMKDLGFKYSTKSGTTISAGDVVAFKHKYEEFAEADQKVAEITSFYNEGMLTKEEKKHRVIEVWSDVKDDIQKRLELVLKQDTKNPVFVMADSGARGNVSNFTQLVGMRGLMNDTKGDIKEIPIKSSFREGLSVSEYFVSTHGARKGMADLALKTADSGYLTRRLVDVSQEIVVVNEDCKANKGFEIEAVIDTKHNNVIVPLKDRIVGRYSFNDIKDVKGNIVIAKDTLIESKEADAIVAAGITKVTIRSVLTCDNQKGVCQRCYGRNLATASLVKIGEPVGVIAAQSIGEPGTQLTMRTFHTGGVAGDADITQGLPRIKELLDVTTQKGSVAIIAEKAGVVTDIINKNGINTIIVTEEVNGTQIDKPYKTMYNAVLRVNKGDEVKPGKKLTEGSINLHDLLEVAGTTAVQNYILKEVQKVYRLQGIEISDKYIEIIVKQMLNKVKVIQSGESHLLQGEIVTQQKFKEVVTQCIREGKVPPVAKNQILGIKKAPLKSESWLSSASFQDTARVLTDAIIKGREDKLEGLKENIMLGNLIPAGTGLTGIEEVMEIAEEYHKNEY; translated from the coding sequence ATGGAAAATAAAAACAATAAAGTAATTAAAATTGAATTGGCTAGTGCTGATACTATTCGTTCATGATCACATGGAGAAGTAACTAAGCCTGAAACAATTAACTATAAAACATTAAAGGCTGAAAAAGATGGTCTATTTGACGAAAAAATATTTGGACCAACTAAAAACTATGAATGTTTTTGTGGAAAATTCAAAAAAGCTAACCCTATGAATAAAGGGAAAAAATGTGAAAAATGTGGTGTTGAATTAACTGAATCAATCGTGCGTCGTGAAAGAATGGGGCACATTGAATTAGCAGAACCTGTTACTCATATTTGAATGGTTAAAGTATCTCCATCAAGAATCGCATCATTATTAGACTTAAAATCTAAAGAATTAGAAGAAGTTGTTTACTTTGTTTCTCACATCGTTTTAGATCCAGGAACATCAAAACACTTTGCAGCTAAAGAAGTTTTAGATTTAGGAGTTTCAAAATCACAAAAAACTCGTAGCAAATTAAGACCTGCTATTGAAGAAATTATTGCCTTAATTAATGATAAAGATCATAGAGATACATTAAAAGCTGAAAGATTATTAGAAGAATTAAACAATCCAACTATTCCATTCTCAATTGATGAAGCTACTGCTTTAATTTCAAAATATACTGATGCTAAATTTGGTATTGGTGCCTCTGCAATTGAAGAATTATTAAAACAAATTGATTTAGATAAAGAAATCGAAATTACAAAAAATACTTTAGATGCTATTGGACCAAACGCTGATAATTCAAAATTATTAAAAAGATTAGATATTTTGGAATCATTAAAACGTTCAAATCAAAAACCAGAATGAATGGTGTTACGCGTATTACCAGTTATTCCACCAGATATTCGTCCTATTATTCAATTGGATGGAGGAAGATTTACAACTTCTGAAATTAACGATTTATACCGTCGTATTATTATTAGAAATGAACGTTTACTAAAAGTTAAAGAAATGGGTGCACCATCAATTATTATTAACAACGAAAAACGTATGTTACAAGAAGCTGTTGATGCATTATTAGATAATGAACGTAAGCCACGTCCAATTCAAGGAAAAGACAAACGTCCATTGAAATCATTAACTAGTGTACTTAAAGGGAAACAAGGACGTTTCCGTCAAAACTTACTTGGAAAACGTGTTGACTACTCAGGTCGTTCAGTTATTGCTATTGGACCAGACTTAAAAATGTATCAAGCAGGAATTCCTCGTGAAATGGCCTTAACATTATTCAAACCATTTGTAATTCAATGATTACAAGAACATGAATATGCTGAAAACGTTAAAGTTGCTGAAAAAATGATTTTACAAAACGATCCAAAAATTTGAGAAGCTTTAGAACACGTTATTAAAGATAGACCAGTTTTATTAAACCGTGCTCCTACTCTTCACAGACTTGGTATTCAAGCATTTGAACCCAAATTAGTTAAAGGGAAAGCAATTCGTCTTCACCCACTTGTAACTACTGCGTTTAACGCCGATTTCGATGGGGACCAAATGGCTGTTCACGTTCCAATTACAAAAGAAGCTGTTGCTGAAGCTAGAGCTTTAATGTTAGGATCAAACGCTATTTTAGGACCTAAAGATGGAAAAGCGATTGTTACTCCGGGGCAAGATATTATTTTAGGTAACTACTATGCTACTTTTGAAGAAAAAAATCAATTAGGTGAAGGAACAATGTTTGCTGAAATTACTGAAGCAATCAATGCATTCGACACAGGAAATGTTTCATTAAACGCGATTATTGGAATTGCTGTTGATGCATTACCAACTGAAAAATTCAATGATGAGCAAAGAAAAGGTTATTTATTAACAACAGTTGGTAAAATCTTATTTAACCAAATTTTTGATAATTCATTCCCATGAATTAATTCATCAAGTATTTATGATGCAAGAGAAGCTGTAAATTCATTTATCTTTGATTTCTCAAAAGATATTAATGAAGCCATTGCAGAATACACTATTGTTTCTCCAATTAAGAAAAAAGAATTATCAATTATTATTGAAATTTACTTTAACAATTTTGGAGCAAGAAAAACTGCTGAAATGCTAGATAAAATGAAAGATTTAGGATTTAAATATTCAACAAAATCTGGAACAACTATTTCAGCAGGTGACGTTGTTGCCTTTAAACATAAATATGAAGAATTTGCTGAGGCTGATCAAAAAGTTGCAGAAATTACAAGTTTCTACAACGAAGGGATGTTAACTAAAGAAGAGAAAAAACACCGTGTTATCGAAGTTTGATCTGATGTTAAAGATGACATTCAAAAAAGACTTGAATTAGTATTAAAACAAGATACTAAAAACCCTGTTTTCGTGATGGCGGATTCTGGAGCCCGTGGTAATGTTTCTAACTTTACACAACTTGTAGGTATGCGTGGACTTATGAACGATACTAAAGGGGATATTAAAGAAATTCCGATTAAATCATCATTCCGTGAAGGTTTATCAGTTTCTGAATATTTCGTTTCTACTCACGGTGCTCGTAAAGGGATGGCCGATTTAGCCTTAAAAACTGCCGATTCAGGTTACTTAACTCGTCGTTTAGTTGACGTTTCACAAGAAATTGTTGTTGTTAACGAAGACTGTAAAGCAAACAAAGGATTTGAAATTGAAGCAGTTATTGATACAAAACATAATAACGTTATTGTTCCATTAAAAGACAGAATCGTTGGACGTTACTCATTCAATGACATTAAAGATGTTAAAGGTAATATTGTAATTGCTAAAGATACTTTAATTGAATCAAAAGAAGCTGACGCAATTGTTGCTGCTGGAATTACAAAAGTAACAATTCGTTCAGTATTAACTTGTGATAACCAAAAAGGTGTTTGTCAAAGATGTTATGGACGTAACTTGGCAACAGCATCATTAGTTAAAATTGGAGAACCTGTTGGGGTTATTGCTGCTCAATCAATTGGTGAACCAGGAACTCAACTTACAATGCGTACCTTCCATACCGGAGGGGTTGCAGGGGACGCTGATATTACTCAAGGTCTTCCTCGTATTAAAGAATTACTTGACGTTACAACTCAAAAAGGTTCAGTTGCTATTATTGCTGAAAAAGCTGGAGTTGTTACAGATATTATTAACAAAAATGGGATTAATACAATTATTGTTACTGAAGAAGTTAATGGAACACAAATTGATAAACCATACAAAACAATGTATAACGCTGTGTTAAGAGTTAATAAAGGTGATGAAGTTAAACCAGGTAAGAAACTTACTGAGGGTTCAATTAACTTACATGATCTATTAGAAGTTGCTGGAACTACAGCTGTACAAAACTACATCTTAAAAGAAGTTCAAAAAGTTTACCGTTTACAAGGTATTGAAATTTCAGATAAATATATCGAAATTATTGTAAAACAAATGTTAAACAAAGTTAAAGTTATCCAAAGTGGTGAATCTCATTTACTACAAGGTGAAATTGTAACTCAACAAAAATTCAAAGAAGTAGTTACTCAATGTATCCGTGAAGGTAAAGTACCTCCGGTTGCTAAAAACCAAATTTTAGGTATTAAAAAAGCTCCATTGAAATCAGAATCTTGATTATCATCAGCTTCATTCCAAGATACTGCGCGTGTGTTAACAGACGCTATTATTAAAGGAAGAGAAGATAAATTAGAAGGTCTGAAAGAAAACATTATGTTAGGAAATTTAATTCCTGCAGGAACAGGTTTAACTGGAATTGAAGAAGTAATGGAAATTGCTGAAGAATACCACAAAAACGAATACTAG